TCCAATCGGGCCCCCACCGCAAATCAATAGCCGATCCGTTGGTTGCAGCTTTAGCTGTCGACAGGCATGTACTCCGCATGCCAATGGTTCGGCAATTGCGCCTTCTTCATAACTAACCTTATCTTCTAGTATGTAAAGATTGCTCTCAGGTACAGCTACGTATTCTGCGAAAGCTCCTGCAATATGCGCTCCGAGCAAAAGTCGATCTGGACATAATTGCGCATAACCAGATAAACAGTACCGGCAGCTACGGCAGGAAATCAAAGGGTTTGGAGCAACCCGGTCACCGATGGAGAAGCCTTTCACTTCCTCTCCTACACTCACGATCCGTCCAGAAAATTCATGACCCATCACAAGTGGCGCTGTTCGGATCGAGCTTTCTCCCAAATATCCGCTTAGCTCGGAGCCGCATATTCCTACTCTCTCCACCTGAACCAACACCTCGTTTTTGCGAGGCGTTGGCACAGCTATATTTCTTAAATTCAATTGTTTAGGACCCTCATATACTAAAGCCTGCATCATAGATAAACTCATAATTCCCCTTCTTTCCCTTAGTCGGTCCGCTCACTAAAATCAAAGCTGTGCTAGCATGCCACCGTCGATAACAAAGCCGGAGCCGATTATGAATTTGGCTTCATCACTGGCCAGGAAACAGATTAATGCCGCAATCTCTTCCGGCTCACCAATACGTCCCAGTGGCTGAGCATCCTTCCAAGCCAATTTGGGTTCCGAATCCGTCTGTCCATCAAGCTTGGCCCAACGATTGAGCATCCCCGTATCCG
This portion of the Cohnella abietis genome encodes:
- a CDS encoding zinc-dependent alcohol dehydrogenase, which gives rise to MSLSMMQALVYEGPKQLNLRNIAVPTPRKNEVLVQVERVGICGSELSGYLGESSIRTAPLVMGHEFSGRIVSVGEEVKGFSIGDRVAPNPLISCRSCRYCLSGYAQLCPDRLLLGAHIAGAFAEYVAVPESNLYILEDKVSYEEGAIAEPLACGVHACRQLKLQPTDRLLICGGGPIGLLAYLAAKQFGVDQVVIYDLNESRLAIARELGAIAVRTNEELINLMPVGGFDASIDAVGVQATRSLCVKNTRVGGKVSFIGLHEAESLLPINEIVRNEIQLIGTFAYTPLDFETALRWITEGKIAISSWTETASLSEGKACFDKLLSNSGGGVLKFMLSMGHKED